The DNA window CCAGCATAGCAGAATTGCCGTATATTTCAGCTGCAACGGCATCGTCGATAGCCGAGACCGGCCTGACTATAAGCCCGGGGTCATATCCGGAGACTATCTGGTAATTTCTTTCCGATACGTAGATCCTTATCAGATCCAGGCCTATACGCTCAGCAGCCAGCGCCGCTATCACAGAGGATCCGTAGAATTCCCATCCTGCGACTATAGCCAGGGTGCCGTTCATGCCTTTATGCGATGATGGATCAGGCCTTGGGTAGTAGAGCAGATCGCCGGGGCCAGCGTACTTCCTCACGTCTGGTGGTATCCCTATATCGGCAACCACGATATCTCCGCTGTTCTCTCTGTTCATACCGTACTTTTCCATCGTGAAGGTAACGGTCATCTCAGGCTTCACGGCGTACCTAGATCCTAGGCCAGACGGTATGTCGACAGACACCACGTGCGATCCAGATCCATTGATCCTTTCTATCGCAGTCCTGTATGGTTCCTTTGGATCTCCAGATATGCCGACGCCGAATATGCCGTCTATTATGATGTCGCACTTCATGCATGCGTCGATGGCCTCCATCCCAAGGACCTGGCCTCCGTACTCAGACAGCGCCTTTTTTGCGAGTTCCGATCGGATCTCGGTGACGACCAGCACCTTAACATCGTATTTTTCCCGCAGAATTGTGGCAGCCACTATGGCATCCCCGCCGTTGTTCCCCGTCCCCACAACGGCGCAAACCGATTTCGCGTCCGGGTATCGCTTCATCACGGCATCGGCAACAGCCCTGCCAGCGTTCTTCATCAGGGGATACGTGCTCCCGTATAGATACTCATAGTTCAGGTCGTCATGCTGCATATCCACGTAGTAGTTCATAAAAAAATATTGCAAATGAAGACAAATAATTAAGCATTGGAAATCAAAAGTATGAAATAAGATAGAGCATTAGGAATGGATATGAAGTACGTAAGATATGGAAAGACGGCATCGTTTGTTTCCGTGCTGGCCTTCGGAGCTATGACGCTGGGAGAAAAGAACCGCTGGAAGCTCGGCGGTGTGACGCAGGATCTGTCCGATAAGATGGTGAAGGCCGCATTCGACGCAGGGATCAACCTATACGATACAGCAGACGTATACGATGAGGGCGATTCCGAGATAATGCTTGGAAGATCCATTAAGCCGTACAGGGACCAGGTGATGATAGCCACCAAGGTAAGGGGCCGCACCGGAAACGGCATCAATGAGAGCGGCCTCTCAAGGCACCACATGTCCATAGCGCTGAGGAAGAGCCTAGAGAGGCTGGATACGAAATGGGTGGACGTATACCAGTACCATGGCTGGGATGTGCATGGCGAGTTTGAGGAGTTCCTGTCAACCATGGAACACTTTGTGGATTCCGGTTACGTCATTTATCCTGCGGTATCAAACTTCACAGCATGGCAGATGGCAACGATGCAGGCCATGGCCGTCGACCGTGGTTATGCGAGGTATGAGAGCGCGCAGATGAACTACAGTCTGCTGAACAGGGACGTGGAATACGAAGTGATTCCACTTATGAGATACTGGAACATGACCCTGCTGTCCTGGAGCCCGCTCCACGGTGGCGTGCT is part of the Thermoplasma sp. Kam2015 genome and encodes:
- a CDS encoding NAD(P)H-hydrate dehydratase, translating into MNYYVDMQHDDLNYEYLYGSTYPLMKNAGRAVADAVMKRYPDAKSVCAVVGTGNNGGDAIVAATILREKYDVKVLVVTEIRSELAKKALSEYGGQVLGMEAIDACMKCDIIIDGIFGVGISGDPKEPYRTAIERINGSGSHVVSVDIPSGLGSRYAVKPEMTVTFTMEKYGMNRENSGDIVVADIGIPPDVRKYAGPGDLLYYPRPDPSSHKGMNGTLAIVAGWEFYGSSVIAALAAERIGLDLIRIYVSERNYQIVSGYDPGLIVRPVSAIDDAVAAEIYGNSAMLVGPGMGRSAEAMDAARKIILESKIPMVVDADALNVVGEYQGSFQGKTVIITPHKGEFRRISGMEPTEENAVAFAKKKGLIVVLKGQVDVITDGKDVYYSKGGNPRMTMGGTGDLLAGLISSFLAKSIDPIRSCLMGTYLNKAIGDAAHAKHGYWYTITDMIGEIPAVMDKYIKI
- a CDS encoding aldo/keto reductase, yielding MKYVRYGKTASFVSVLAFGAMTLGEKNRWKLGGVTQDLSDKMVKAAFDAGINLYDTADVYDEGDSEIMLGRSIKPYRDQVMIATKVRGRTGNGINESGLSRHHMSIALRKSLERLDTKWVDVYQYHGWDVHGEFEEFLSTMEHFVDSGYVIYPAVSNFTAWQMATMQAMAVDRGYARYESAQMNYSLLNRDVEYEVIPLMRYWNMTLLSWSPLHGGVLTGKYRRGEKPKEGTRMGDRGFFFPYFDETRGWDVVDEVKKVAEEQGCTMSQVALAWIISKGHVAIIGARNMDQLQENLESVNVNLKREQIERLDKISDNRDIYPNWMVKRQNGDRNFEIVS